A genomic segment from Candidatus Rokuibacteriota bacterium encodes:
- a CDS encoding sugar ABC transporter substrate-binding protein, which produces MTQNPAPALREGRRRFCLTLLGVPLGGAALLSARAAIGQDRRYTIAFANLTEEPGVTLEGTGFTGGEIRSSFALAARKLPVDLVFYDNQRDGKKAQANAEDAIARKVDLYVLYSQDPDANAAIAARLKAAGIPVLAVNYPVPGAPLYTADNVAAGRIAGEALGQFAARSWRGQPTVAVIVGPVEAKVDRVPERVQGVVEGLRAKLPGVKPATLDTQGNPARVGALLGKYLAAHPGAKVLVAATDDATALAAKSALEQAGRTSDTAIASHGVDRNIHGGINDKKEIDPNNRGSIVIGSVAFYLDRYGYDVLPLALRMLRGEPVPPRTATRHILITASNIFVEYPPYDMN; this is translated from the coding sequence GTGACGCAGAACCCGGCGCCGGCGCTCCGCGAGGGGCGCCGGCGGTTCTGTCTGACCCTCCTCGGCGTGCCGCTCGGCGGCGCCGCGCTCCTCTCCGCGCGCGCCGCCATCGGTCAGGATCGACGCTACACGATCGCCTTTGCGAATCTCACCGAGGAGCCCGGCGTCACCCTCGAGGGGACCGGCTTCACGGGAGGGGAGATCCGGTCGAGCTTCGCCCTCGCGGCCCGGAAGTTGCCGGTGGACCTCGTCTTCTACGACAACCAGCGAGACGGAAAGAAGGCGCAGGCCAATGCCGAGGACGCCATCGCGCGGAAGGTGGACCTCTACGTCCTGTATTCCCAGGACCCCGACGCCAACGCCGCCATTGCGGCGCGTCTCAAGGCCGCGGGCATCCCCGTGCTCGCGGTGAACTATCCCGTGCCGGGGGCGCCGCTGTACACGGCGGACAATGTCGCCGCGGGACGTATCGCGGGTGAGGCGCTCGGCCAGTTCGCCGCGCGCTCCTGGCGGGGCCAGCCGACGGTCGCGGTCATCGTGGGACCGGTCGAGGCCAAGGTCGATCGCGTGCCCGAGCGGGTGCAGGGCGTGGTGGAGGGGCTTCGCGCCAAGCTGCCCGGCGTGAAGCCGGCCACGCTCGACACCCAGGGCAATCCCGCGCGGGTGGGGGCGCTCCTGGGCAAGTATCTCGCCGCGCACCCGGGCGCCAAGGTGCTGGTGGCGGCGACGGACGATGCCACTGCGCTCGCCGCCAAGAGCGCGCTCGAGCAGGCGGGGCGCACCTCGGACACCGCCATCGCGAGCCATGGCGTGGACCGGAACATCCACGGCGGGATCAACGACAAGAAGGAGATCGATCCGAACAACCGGGGGAGCATCGTGATCGGGTCGGTGGCGTTCTATCTCGACCGCTACGGCTACGACGTTCTCCCCCTCGCCCTTCGGATGCTACGCGGTGAGCCGGTACCGCCGCGCACCGCCACGCGGCATATCCTCATCACCGCCTCCAACATCTTCGTCGAGTATCCGCCCTACGACATGAACTGA
- a CDS encoding cyclase family protein has protein sequence MRIRSVLGASAVLLLTSASLAFAQSDCKTLVPPSPWGPNDQTGATNRITPAVTKAAAAEIQEGKVIVMTYPLVDGVPLFGSRFTKTILTATSLAPGAAYGENQLTYMEDTWLSQSHVGTHLDGMGHIGRKDCYYNQNAMGKYINQNNMTRLGLEHLKSFATRGVVLDMVKVFQAAGKLKTNAACRKPCLDGGTLITAADIQAGLRMYNVTLREGDIVIIHTGWGDLFEQFPKQNAVYNGAAPGIGKDAAKWLASQKVVAVGTDTWVVEVIPSEDPKEAFPVHLILLTDNGIHIIENVRTDLIAAEAAATKRATFFFSMTVPKAVGMTGNFVAIEGIR, from the coding sequence ATGAGGATTCGATCTGTCCTCGGCGCGTCCGCGGTCCTGCTTCTCACCTCGGCTTCGCTGGCATTCGCGCAGAGCGACTGCAAGACCCTGGTGCCCCCGTCGCCATGGGGCCCGAATGACCAGACCGGCGCGACCAACCGCATCACTCCTGCCGTCACCAAGGCGGCCGCCGCAGAGATCCAGGAGGGGAAGGTCATCGTCATGACATACCCATTGGTGGACGGAGTCCCGCTCTTCGGGAGCCGCTTCACCAAGACCATTCTGACGGCGACCAGCCTGGCGCCCGGCGCGGCGTACGGCGAGAACCAGCTCACCTACATGGAGGACACCTGGCTCAGCCAGAGCCATGTGGGAACCCACCTGGACGGGATGGGCCACATCGGGCGGAAGGACTGCTACTACAACCAGAACGCGATGGGTAAGTACATCAACCAGAACAACATGACCCGCCTGGGTCTCGAGCATCTGAAGTCGTTCGCGACCCGCGGTGTGGTGCTGGACATGGTGAAGGTGTTCCAGGCCGCCGGCAAGCTCAAGACCAACGCCGCCTGCCGGAAGCCCTGCCTCGACGGGGGGACGCTCATCACCGCCGCCGATATCCAGGCGGGACTCCGGATGTACAACGTGACCCTGCGCGAGGGCGATATCGTCATCATCCACACCGGATGGGGCGACCTCTTCGAGCAGTTCCCGAAGCAGAACGCTGTCTACAACGGCGCCGCGCCTGGCATCGGCAAGGACGCGGCCAAGTGGCTCGCCTCCCAGAAGGTCGTGGCGGTGGGCACCGACACCTGGGTCGTCGAGGTGATCCCCAGTGAGGACCCGAAGGAAGCCTTCCCCGTCCACCTCATCCTGCTCACGGACAACGGCATCCACATCATCGAGAACGTGCGCACCGACCTCATCGCCGCTGAGGCCGCCGCGACCAAGCGGGCCACGTTCTTCTTCAGCATGACGGTGCCCAAGGCCGTCGGGATGACCGGCAACTTCGTCGCCATCGAGGGCATCCGCTAA
- a CDS encoding type II toxin-antitoxin system HicA family toxin, producing the protein MRLSGLLEKDGWWLVRTRGSHRRYKNPNKQCTATVAGKSSLNVPAGTLNAILKQAGLRKAGGDG; encoded by the coding sequence GTGCGCTTATCCGGGCTATTGGAGAAAGATGGGTGGTGGCTGGTGCGGACTCGGGGCAGCCACCGTCGGTACAAGAACCCGAACAAACAGTGCACCGCGACCGTGGCCGGCAAGTCGAGCCTGAACGTGCCGGCGGGGACGTTGAACGCGATACTGAAGCAGGCGGGCCTGAGGAAGGCAGGGGGTGACGGATAA
- a CDS encoding type II toxin-antitoxin system HicB family antitoxin → MRYMVVIERGDTSWGAHVPDLPGCVAVGETRAEVLRLIREAIELHIDGLRQDGLPVPAPSSEGEIVEVGAA, encoded by the coding sequence ATGCGGTACATGGTCGTAATCGAGCGGGGCGATACGAGCTGGGGAGCGCATGTTCCGGATCTCCCTGGTTGCGTTGCGGTTGGAGAGACCCGCGCGGAAGTGCTGCGCCTGATTCGTGAGGCGATAGAGCTTCACATCGACGGGTTGAGGCAGGACGGCTTGCCAGTGCCGGCCCCGAGCTCCGAGGGCGAGATTGTGGAGGTGGGGGCCGCCTAA
- a CDS encoding ABC transporter substrate binding protein: MNARSGPGSPVDKILRGAKASEIPIQQPTFFEFIINLKTAKALGLTIPQSLLLKADRVIQ, encoded by the coding sequence ATGAATGCGAGATCTGGCCCCGGATCCCCTGTTGACAAGATCCTGCGAGGGGCCAAGGCCAGCGAGATCCCGATTCAACAACCGACATTCTTCGAATTCATCATCAACCTCAAGACCGCCAAGGCGCTGGGTCTGACGATCCCCCAATCGCTGCTGCTAAAGGCGGATCGTGTGATTCAGTGA
- a CDS encoding ester cyclase: MTKAAGFNRALGLKINREIWNERQFDKIPTYFAENFISDYSPNVVRHGRHHIQEAVERAHAAFEGFREEIKTIVADDERVVIHFTIKGKHTGQWGPLPGTGKDVAFDEIVIMTVRDGKVVHQAGVIDNVTGLRQVGAMPAARP; this comes from the coding sequence GTGACCAAGGCGGCTGGGTTCAATCGGGCGCTTGGGCTCAAGATCAATCGCGAGATCTGGAACGAGCGGCAGTTCGACAAGATTCCGACCTACTTCGCGGAGAACTTCATTTCTGACTATTCGCCCAATGTCGTGCGGCACGGGCGCCATCACATTCAGGAGGCGGTCGAGCGCGCCCACGCGGCCTTCGAAGGCTTTCGCGAAGAGATCAAGACGATCGTCGCAGACGACGAGCGCGTCGTCATTCATTTCACGATCAAGGGAAAGCACACCGGGCAGTGGGGGCCGTTGCCCGGCACCGGCAAGGATGTGGCGTTCGACGAGATCGTGATCATGACCGTGCGAGACGGCAAGGTCGTGCACCAGGCGGGCGTGATCGACAATGTCACAGGACTGAGACAAGTGGGCGCGATGCCGGCCGCGCGGCCTTAG
- a CDS encoding nuclear transport factor 2 family protein codes for MKSDLDTLGDLNRDYIRSVQTSDVRRFDEILADDFLCSNPDGSLVDRSAFLKQTALPVKIASLEAHDVNIRLMGDFAIIHARTTYNAPDGRQAAGRYTDVWARRQGRWLAVSAHVTRC; via the coding sequence ATCAAGTCCGATCTCGACACGCTGGGCGATCTGAACCGCGACTACATCCGGTCGGTCCAGACGTCGGATGTCCGCCGGTTCGACGAGATCCTGGCCGACGACTTCCTCTGCAGCAACCCGGACGGCTCCCTCGTCGATCGGAGCGCCTTCCTGAAGCAGACGGCGCTTCCCGTCAAGATCGCGAGCCTCGAGGCCCACGACGTCAACATTCGCCTCATGGGGGACTTCGCGATCATCCACGCGCGGACCACCTACAACGCGCCGGATGGTCGGCAGGCGGCCGGCCGCTACACGGACGTGTGGGCCCGGCGGCAGGGGCGCTGGCTCGCCGTCTCCGCCCACGTCACCCGCTGCTGA
- a CDS encoding ATP-binding protein, which translates to METRRVMRIIFSRFALLSLGCIGALALVMSFVLSSLLTQAASEWEWENTAALVRREVRMAGLEGVFAAPGSPEDRERWGRTFSSLLTSLPEVVRAKVWDNQATILWSDESHLIGRRFLDNDELRDALKGKLEVEIKSLTKAEHGYERPAFTTLAEIYVPIFSGDGRVLGVVEVYKTPERLLATIRRGRIAVWSISFAGALLLYLVMHPLLTQVYRKEVQEDTLRAETGRLETEVAERTTQLFQAQKMEAVGLLAGGIAHDFNNLLTVIMGRAQLLLRGRPADDPLAQGLALIDMTAQRAAALTRQLLAFSRKQVLQRRVLNLNSVVVEMEKMLRPLIGEDIVLLTVFEPALGPVNADPGQLEQVILNLTVNARDAMPQGGQIVLKTENVQLDAATAARQPGLQAGGYAVLAVSDTGVGMDPTTQARIFEPFFTTKEPGKGTGLGLSTVYGIVQQHSGFVSVESASGQGTTFKIHLPHVEAVVEAPVAGPTRVASGGGSETVLVVEDEDEVRALAIEILRGEGYATLAAADGTKALRVAARHPGPLHLLLTDVVMPHVNGWELARRLSAVRPETKVLYMTGYSEIAVAHEGVSDGIVLQKPFTPDGLASKVRETIQAVKIAG; encoded by the coding sequence ATGGAAACCCGGCGGGTGATGCGAATCATCTTTTCGCGCTTTGCGCTGCTGAGTCTCGGATGCATCGGCGCGCTGGCGCTCGTCATGAGCTTCGTCCTCTCGTCGCTTCTGACCCAGGCCGCGTCCGAGTGGGAGTGGGAGAACACCGCGGCCTTGGTCCGCCGCGAGGTGCGAATGGCGGGGCTCGAGGGTGTTTTCGCGGCTCCGGGCAGCCCCGAGGATCGCGAACGCTGGGGCCGGACGTTCTCCAGCCTGCTCACGAGCCTGCCCGAGGTCGTGCGCGCCAAGGTGTGGGACAACCAGGCCACCATCCTGTGGTCCGACGAGTCGCACCTGATCGGCCGCCGGTTCCTCGACAACGACGAGCTGCGCGACGCTCTCAAGGGCAAGCTCGAGGTCGAGATCAAGTCGCTCACGAAGGCGGAGCACGGCTACGAGCGGCCCGCGTTCACGACCCTGGCCGAGATCTACGTCCCTATCTTCTCGGGCGACGGCCGGGTCCTGGGCGTCGTGGAGGTCTACAAGACCCCGGAGCGGCTGCTCGCGACCATCCGGCGGGGGCGGATCGCCGTCTGGAGCATCTCCTTCGCCGGCGCCCTCCTCCTGTACCTCGTGATGCACCCGCTGCTCACCCAGGTCTACCGGAAGGAGGTCCAGGAGGACACGCTGCGCGCCGAGACCGGCCGGCTCGAGACCGAGGTGGCGGAGCGCACCACGCAGCTGTTCCAGGCCCAGAAAATGGAAGCGGTCGGGCTGCTCGCGGGCGGCATCGCCCACGACTTCAACAATCTCCTGACGGTCATCATGGGCCGCGCGCAGCTGCTCTTGCGGGGCCGGCCGGCCGACGACCCGCTCGCCCAGGGGCTCGCGCTCATCGACATGACCGCTCAGCGCGCCGCGGCCCTCACACGACAGCTTCTCGCGTTCAGCCGCAAGCAGGTCCTCCAGCGGCGTGTCCTCAACCTCAACAGCGTCGTGGTCGAGATGGAGAAGATGCTGCGCCCGCTCATCGGCGAGGACATTGTGTTGTTGACGGTGTTCGAGCCGGCCCTTGGCCCGGTCAACGCCGACCCGGGGCAGCTCGAGCAGGTTATCCTGAACCTGACGGTGAACGCCCGCGACGCGATGCCGCAGGGCGGGCAGATCGTGCTGAAGACGGAAAACGTCCAGCTCGACGCGGCAACGGCCGCCCGCCAGCCCGGCCTGCAGGCCGGAGGCTACGCCGTGCTCGCGGTGAGTGACACCGGCGTGGGCATGGACCCAACGACCCAGGCGCGCATCTTCGAGCCCTTCTTCACGACGAAGGAGCCGGGCAAGGGCACGGGCCTCGGGTTGTCAACGGTTTACGGCATCGTCCAACAGCACAGCGGCTTCGTCTCCGTCGAGAGCGCGTCCGGTCAGGGGACGACCTTCAAAATCCACCTGCCACACGTGGAGGCGGTGGTCGAAGCGCCCGTGGCAGGTCCCACGCGCGTGGCATCCGGCGGTGGGTCCGAGACCGTCCTGGTGGTGGAAGACGAAGACGAGGTTCGCGCGCTGGCGATCGAGATCCTCCGCGGGGAGGGCTACGCGACGCTGGCGGCGGCCGACGGCACCAAGGCCCTGCGTGTGGCGGCGCGGCACCCGGGGCCGCTCCACCTACTCCTGACCGACGTCGTGATGCCTCACGTCAACGGGTGGGAGTTGGCCCGGCGGCTGTCCGCCGTCCGCCCGGAGACGAAGGTGCTCTACATGACGGGCTACTCCGAGATCGCCGTCGCCCACGAGGGCGTGTCGGACGGGATCGTGCTCCAGAAGCCCTTCACGCCCGACGGCCTTGCAAGCAAGGTGCGCGAGACGATTCAAGCCGTAAAGATCGCAGGCTAG
- a CDS encoding ABC transporter substrate-binding protein: protein MTGKRGRALGCLILPWLLLAGALEGVSAQTKPEGEMRWALYVTLSPVWFDPGEVSGQLTPFWVLYALHDALVKPMPGNMLSPSLAESWTVSADQRVYEFKLREGLKFHNGDPFTADDVKFSFHRAKGSKTLHDKVREVVVVGPSRVRFILHEPWPDFMTFYGSIVSGSGWVVPKKYVERVGDDGFKRAPVGLGPYKFVSHTPGIELVMEANEGYWRKVPSVKRLVFKSVPESTTRMAMLKRGEVDIAYLLDVPQAQEVKRDPNLKLAFSGGIATFYLDFLDQWDPKSPWHDRRVRLAANYAIDRQALSDAETLGASRPAGNHVPRTFEFALPLEPYPYDPAKAKQLLAEAGYPNGFDAGELHQLPPYFSLGEAIVGYMQAVGIRLRMRPMERGAYMALISSKKAKGLCVCSTALYGNAASRLSEIIPSDGAWAYGGYPDIDALFKQQSVETDRKKREAMLHQIQRLVYERVRYGPIYDYIWPSGVGPRVAEPALMLINPYPWSAPLEDVRLKKP, encoded by the coding sequence ATGACTGGCAAACGCGGTCGGGCGCTGGGTTGTCTGATTCTGCCGTGGCTCTTGCTCGCCGGCGCGCTCGAAGGCGTCTCGGCCCAGACGAAGCCGGAGGGCGAGATGCGCTGGGCCCTCTACGTAACGCTGTCGCCTGTCTGGTTCGATCCGGGCGAGGTGTCGGGCCAGCTCACGCCGTTCTGGGTCCTGTACGCGCTCCACGACGCCCTCGTGAAGCCGATGCCCGGCAACATGCTGAGCCCGAGCCTGGCGGAGTCGTGGACGGTCAGCGCCGACCAGCGGGTCTACGAGTTCAAGTTGCGCGAGGGCCTCAAGTTCCACAACGGCGATCCCTTCACCGCCGACGACGTGAAGTTCAGCTTTCACCGCGCGAAGGGCTCCAAGACGCTCCACGACAAGGTCCGGGAGGTGGTCGTGGTCGGGCCCTCCCGCGTGCGATTCATTCTTCACGAGCCCTGGCCGGACTTCATGACCTTCTACGGCTCGATCGTGTCCGGCTCGGGCTGGGTCGTGCCAAAGAAGTACGTCGAGCGAGTGGGCGACGACGGCTTCAAGCGGGCGCCCGTCGGGCTCGGGCCCTACAAGTTCGTGAGCCACACCCCCGGCATCGAGCTGGTGATGGAGGCGAACGAGGGCTACTGGCGAAAAGTCCCGTCGGTCAAGCGCCTCGTCTTCAAGAGCGTCCCGGAGAGCACGACACGGATGGCGATGCTGAAGCGGGGCGAAGTGGACATCGCTTATCTCCTCGACGTCCCCCAGGCGCAGGAGGTCAAGCGCGATCCCAACCTCAAGCTGGCCTTCTCGGGCGGCATCGCCACCTTCTACCTAGACTTCCTCGATCAGTGGGATCCGAAATCTCCGTGGCACGACCGGCGGGTGCGGCTGGCCGCGAACTACGCCATCGATCGTCAGGCGCTGAGCGACGCGGAGACGCTGGGAGCGTCCAGGCCCGCGGGCAACCACGTGCCCCGGACGTTCGAGTTCGCCCTGCCCCTCGAGCCCTACCCCTACGACCCCGCGAAGGCAAAGCAGCTCCTCGCGGAGGCGGGCTACCCGAACGGCTTCGACGCCGGCGAGCTGCATCAGCTCCCGCCCTACTTCTCGCTGGGCGAGGCGATCGTCGGGTACATGCAGGCGGTCGGGATCCGGCTCAGGATGCGGCCGATGGAGCGCGGCGCCTACATGGCTCTGATCTCGTCGAAGAAGGCCAAGGGCCTCTGCGTCTGCAGCACCGCGCTCTACGGCAACGCCGCCTCGCGCCTGTCTGAGATTATCCCCAGCGACGGCGCGTGGGCGTACGGCGGCTATCCCGACATCGACGCGCTCTTCAAGCAACAGTCCGTGGAGACGGACCGCAAGAAGCGGGAGGCCATGCTGCACCAGATCCAGCGCCTCGTGTACGAGCGCGTCAGGTATGGCCCCATCTACGACTACATCTGGCCCAGCGGGGTGGGCCCGCGCGTGGCCGAGCCCGCGCTGATGCTGATCAACCCCTACCCGTGGTCGGCACCTCTCGAGGACGTGCGCCTCAAGAAGCCGTGA
- a CDS encoding SMP-30/gluconolactonase/LRE family protein, whose product MADALSAILETREAERLATGFVFTEGPLWHPDGFYYFVDVRSSVLYRLTPGRAHEVVRDKTGGGNGTTFDLQGRLCLCEGENRRVTRTSADGRIEVLMDRFEGKRLNRPNDLVCKSDGSIYFTDPGLRVPLAERELTYAGVYRIAPDGAQSLVADFEYPNGLAFSPDERLLYVANTRWAQYIHVLELDAAGAVVRRRIFADMSSDETDGVPDGMKVDVEGRVYCTGPGGTWVFAPDGTRLGIIRTPEVPANLAFGGPDLKTLFFTARTSVYTLRVKVPGQPQPYYRVRSR is encoded by the coding sequence ATGGCTGATGCGCTCTCTGCGATCCTCGAGACCCGGGAGGCGGAACGTCTCGCCACGGGGTTTGTCTTTACGGAAGGCCCTCTGTGGCATCCCGACGGCTTCTACTATTTCGTCGACGTTCGCTCGAGCGTGCTGTACCGGCTGACCCCCGGCCGCGCGCACGAGGTCGTGCGCGACAAAACGGGCGGCGGCAATGGCACGACGTTCGACCTCCAGGGGCGGCTCTGCCTCTGCGAGGGCGAGAACCGGCGGGTCACGCGCACCTCCGCCGACGGCCGCATCGAAGTCCTCATGGACCGGTTCGAAGGCAAACGGCTGAACCGTCCCAATGATCTGGTATGCAAGTCCGACGGGAGTATCTACTTCACCGACCCAGGCCTGCGCGTGCCCCTGGCGGAACGCGAGCTGACCTACGCCGGGGTCTACCGGATCGCGCCCGACGGAGCGCAGAGCCTCGTGGCGGACTTCGAGTACCCGAACGGCCTGGCGTTCTCGCCCGACGAGCGCCTGCTCTACGTGGCAAACACGCGCTGGGCGCAGTACATCCACGTGCTCGAGCTCGACGCCGCCGGCGCGGTGGTGCGGCGGCGCATCTTCGCCGACATGTCGTCCGACGAGACGGACGGCGTGCCCGACGGCATGAAGGTCGACGTGGAAGGCCGCGTCTACTGTACGGGGCCGGGGGGCACCTGGGTCTTCGCGCCCGATGGCACGCGGCTCGGGATCATCCGGACCCCGGAGGTGCCCGCCAACCTCGCCTTCGGGGGCCCCGATCTCAAGACGCTGTTCTTCACCGCGCGCACCTCCGTGTACACGCTGCGTGTCAAGGTGCCGGGGCAGCCACAGCCGTACTACAGGGTCCGGTCGAGGTGA
- a CDS encoding LLM class flavin-dependent oxidoreductase has protein sequence MTIHFGTFLLMQSPSARPSQEMYARAIDIAQAAEALGFHNVWLAEHHFSTYGYLSRPAQFATYIAAKTTRLRVGTAVIVVPLHHPLVIAEEIATLDLLAGGRVDIGLGRGYQHYEFERLGLELDSARGRWEESVDVILKAFRGEPFSYEGKFFKIPETSVFPQPLQKPHPPIWVTAQSPESVEAAVRRGFNVLTGGFGVPIERMAEFRRLFDRMVAEVRPKHPLEVGVQRAVYVTHSDADARAAAEEARWNMRVTLSLRNHYERVERGRAIPVPAAKEPDIDDLLDRFLVIGTPDTCIRQITRIRELVGITHFNCSFWFGDLEQARVLRSMELFAREVMPAFG, from the coding sequence ATGACCATTCACTTCGGGACGTTCCTGCTGATGCAATCGCCTTCCGCGCGCCCGTCGCAGGAAATGTACGCGCGGGCGATCGACATCGCCCAGGCGGCCGAGGCGCTCGGCTTCCACAACGTCTGGCTCGCGGAGCATCACTTCTCGACCTACGGCTATCTCTCGCGGCCGGCCCAGTTCGCGACGTACATCGCGGCGAAGACCACGCGGCTCCGGGTGGGCACGGCCGTGATCGTGGTTCCCCTTCACCACCCGCTCGTGATCGCCGAGGAGATCGCGACCCTCGACCTCCTGGCCGGCGGCCGCGTCGACATAGGGCTCGGGCGCGGCTACCAGCACTACGAGTTCGAGCGGCTCGGGCTCGAGCTGGACAGCGCCCGCGGGCGCTGGGAGGAGTCGGTCGACGTCATTCTCAAGGCGTTCCGCGGCGAGCCGTTCAGCTACGAGGGAAAGTTCTTCAAGATCCCCGAGACGTCGGTGTTCCCGCAGCCGCTCCAGAAACCGCACCCGCCCATCTGGGTCACGGCGCAGAGTCCGGAGTCGGTGGAGGCCGCCGTACGCCGCGGGTTCAACGTGCTCACGGGCGGCTTCGGCGTGCCGATCGAGCGGATGGCGGAGTTCCGCCGGCTCTTCGACCGCATGGTGGCGGAGGTCCGACCGAAGCACCCGCTGGAGGTCGGCGTCCAGCGCGCCGTCTACGTGACGCACAGCGACGCGGACGCGCGGGCCGCCGCAGAAGAAGCCCGCTGGAACATGCGGGTGACGCTCAGCCTGCGCAACCACTACGAGCGCGTGGAGCGCGGACGCGCCATCCCGGTGCCCGCGGCGAAGGAGCCCGACATCGACGACCTGCTGGACCGCTTCCTGGTCATCGGCACGCCGGACACATGCATCCGTCAGATCACGCGCATCCGGGAGCTCGTGGGCATCACGCACTTCAACTGCAGCTTCTGGTTCGGCGATCTCGAGCAGGCGCGCGTGCTGCGCTCGATGGAGCTGTTCGCGCGCGAGGTCATGCCGGCGTTCGGCTAG
- a CDS encoding acyl-CoA dehydrogenase family protein, with amino-acid sequence MSASPLDTARKLAPQIRSAADEIDAARELPRPLFEALADAGLFHLAVPRAIGGGECDFPTYVEVIEEIGKADASTGWAVNQGAIFGTYAARMPRAVARAIWIDTPRSVVANTPAATAKAVVVPGGYRVTGRQGFSTGCRHAAWVAAHAQVVENGQVRLENGQPEARYFFVPVAEAELLDTWHVRGMRGTGTHHFAVTDVFVPAERTVLSATAPLLEEGPLYKIPRTLAFASGDAAVALGMARACLDTFVELAGAKTPRAMQALLRDQSMVQVGVGQAEAALRSGRAFLMETVRDIWDEATAGTVGLERRAILRLATTHGIRLAAQVIDTVYNAAGATAAYEGHLIQRHFQDIHVITQHLQGRMAHYELVGRHWLGLPVDQERF; translated from the coding sequence ATGAGCGCATCCCCCCTCGACACCGCGCGAAAGCTGGCGCCGCAGATCCGGTCCGCCGCCGACGAGATCGACGCCGCGCGCGAGCTGCCGCGGCCGCTCTTCGAGGCCCTGGCCGACGCCGGGCTATTCCACTTGGCGGTGCCGCGCGCCATCGGCGGCGGTGAGTGCGACTTCCCGACGTACGTCGAGGTGATCGAGGAGATCGGCAAGGCCGACGCCAGCACCGGCTGGGCCGTCAACCAGGGCGCGATCTTCGGCACCTACGCGGCCCGGATGCCGCGGGCGGTCGCGCGCGCGATCTGGATCGACACGCCGCGCAGCGTCGTCGCGAACACGCCGGCCGCGACCGCGAAGGCCGTCGTGGTGCCGGGCGGGTACCGCGTCACCGGCCGTCAGGGCTTCAGCACCGGATGCCGGCACGCCGCGTGGGTGGCGGCGCACGCCCAGGTCGTCGAGAACGGCCAGGTCAGGCTCGAGAACGGCCAGCCCGAGGCGCGCTACTTTTTCGTGCCGGTCGCCGAGGCCGAGCTGCTCGACACCTGGCACGTGCGGGGCATGCGCGGCACGGGCACGCACCACTTCGCCGTTACCGACGTCTTCGTGCCCGCGGAGCGCACGGTGCTGTCCGCTACCGCGCCGCTGCTGGAGGAGGGGCCGCTCTACAAGATCCCGCGCACTCTCGCGTTCGCCTCAGGTGACGCCGCGGTCGCGCTCGGAATGGCGCGCGCGTGCCTGGACACCTTCGTCGAGCTGGCGGGCGCCAAGACGCCGCGGGCCATGCAGGCCCTCCTCCGGGATCAGTCCATGGTCCAGGTCGGCGTCGGCCAGGCCGAAGCCGCCCTGCGCTCCGGGCGCGCCTTCCTCATGGAGACGGTCCGCGACATCTGGGACGAGGCGACGGCCGGCACGGTCGGCCTGGAGCGGCGCGCGATCCTGCGCCTCGCGACCACCCACGGCATCCGGCTGGCGGCCCAGGTCATCGACACCGTCTACAACGCCGCCGGAGCGACGGCCGCCTACGAGGGGCACCTCATCCAGCGCCACTTCCAGGACATCCACGTGATCACCCAGCACCTGCAGGGGCGCATGGCGCATTACGAGCTGGTGGGCCGCCACTGGCTGGGCCTTCCGGTCGACCAGGAGAGGTTCTAG